In Haloimpatiens massiliensis, the following are encoded in one genomic region:
- a CDS encoding DUF4397 domain-containing protein produces the protein MFFDPYFYNYNQFDRLTPFFSYVRLLHASPDAPAVDIYLDNTLIAKNLSYKNFTEYLSIPTGLHNLMVFPAGNKKTPVINTNIFIPEKKIFTAAVIGSLDNISIDLISEPMKEIPSNKTLVRFIHLSPDSPSVDITLPNGTKLFEDVEYKEVTDYISVDPGLYTLQARLSDTDKVILTVPKIRLKPNRFYSIYAVGLSNGNPPLQVLIPLDGNTYLKF, from the coding sequence ATGTTTTTTGATCCATATTTTTATAATTATAATCAATTTGATAGATTGACCCCTTTTTTTTCATACGTAAGACTTCTTCATGCTTCTCCTGATGCTCCTGCTGTAGACATATATCTAGATAATACTTTAATTGCAAAAAACTTGTCTTATAAAAACTTCACAGAATATTTGTCTATACCTACAGGCCTTCATAATTTAATGGTATTTCCAGCAGGAAATAAAAAAACTCCTGTTATAAATACTAATATTTTTATTCCTGAGAAAAAAATATTTACTGCAGCAGTTATTGGGAGTCTAGATAATATATCTATAGACCTTATTTCTGAACCTATGAAAGAAATTCCAAGCAATAAAACTCTAGTACGTTTTATTCATCTTTCACCGGACAGTCCTTCTGTAGACATTACACTTCCAAATGGCACGAAGTTATTCGAAGATGTAGAATATAAAGAAGTAACTGACTACATTTCTGTAGATCCTGGTTTATACACATTACAAGCTCGCTTATCAGATACTGATAAAGTTATTCTAACTGTGCCTAAAATACGTCTAAAACCAAATCGTTTTTATTCAATATACGCTGTAGGTCTTTCTAATGGTAATCCACCTTTACAGGTTTTAATCCCCTTAGACGGAAATACTTATTTAAAATTCTAA
- a CDS encoding class I SAM-dependent methyltransferase, with the protein MRSKLITDPFKSTPKYYSQYRIGYPKEIINIFFKEANIRSYERLLDIGCGTGKLTFALSDKFKEVIGVDISNEMLKEAENQREKMNLQNISWLNCSAEKINPNLGEFNLITCGEAFHWMNRDKVARLSYKLLSRDGILAIFGSNTGSIWSLSEPWHKPVLDVIQFWLGDKRRNAYWLRKMHIKHEDVLKKCRFKNIKKGIYQFNYTWTIESIIGTLYSTSFCNIELLGDNLKNFERDLVKALKNFNYKGEYKELVQIYYIIARK; encoded by the coding sequence TTGAGAAGTAAATTAATAACAGACCCCTTTAAATCTACTCCGAAATATTACTCCCAATATAGAATAGGATATCCAAAAGAAATAATAAATATTTTTTTTAAAGAAGCTAATATTAGAAGTTATGAAAGATTATTGGATATAGGATGTGGCACTGGTAAATTAACATTTGCTTTAAGTGACAAATTTAAAGAAGTTATTGGTGTAGATATAAGTAATGAAATGTTAAAGGAAGCAGAAAATCAAAGGGAAAAGATGAATTTACAAAATATATCTTGGCTTAATTGTTCAGCAGAAAAGATAAATCCTAATCTAGGAGAGTTTAATTTAATAACTTGTGGAGAAGCATTTCACTGGATGAATAGAGATAAAGTTGCTAGATTAAGTTATAAGTTATTAAGTAGGGATGGCATTTTGGCCATTTTTGGAAGTAACACTGGCAGTATTTGGTCATTAAGTGAACCTTGGCATAAGCCAGTTTTAGATGTTATACAATTTTGGCTTGGAGATAAAAGAAGGAATGCTTATTGGCTACGTAAAATGCATATAAAGCATGAAGATGTATTGAAAAAATGTAGATTTAAAAACATAAAAAAAGGGATATACCAGTTTAATTATACTTGGACTATAGAATCAATTATAGGAACTCTTTATTCTACTTCATTTTGTAATATTGAATTATTAGGGGATAATTTGAAAAATTTTGAGAGGGACTTAGTTAAAGCTCTTAAAAATTTTAATTATAAGGGAGAGTACAAGGAATTAGTGCAGATATATTATATAATTGCAAGAAAATAG
- a CDS encoding SagB/ThcOx family dehydrogenase produces the protein MYNKNAMREYLKSNVFKELYSLETDQEKELPQPPVQKNCSSNAKIIDLVSPELFDCGTMSIMDVLKHRKSRRVYSDSPLTLKELSFLIWSMQGVKKIVNKGYATLRTVPSAGARHSFETYLAVMNVDSLDKGIYRYLPLEHKLVFLDSTENLNFKLSECCLNQKFVSQSAVTFILTAIPYRMEWRYDIASYKLIAMDAGHVFENLYLSAEAINCGTCSIGAYDQQKIDKLVNVDGKDEFTIYIAPVGKQL, from the coding sequence ATGTATAATAAAAATGCCATGAGAGAATATTTAAAATCAAATGTTTTCAAAGAATTATATTCTTTAGAAACTGATCAAGAAAAAGAATTACCTCAACCTCCAGTTCAAAAAAATTGTTCTTCTAACGCTAAAATAATTGATTTAGTTTCTCCTGAGCTCTTTGATTGTGGCACAATGTCTATAATGGATGTACTAAAACATAGAAAGTCTAGAAGAGTGTATTCCGATTCTCCTTTGACTTTAAAAGAATTATCTTTTTTGATTTGGAGTATGCAGGGAGTGAAAAAAATAGTAAACAAAGGATACGCTACATTAAGAACTGTTCCTTCTGCTGGTGCCAGACACTCTTTTGAAACTTATTTAGCAGTAATGAATGTAGATTCTTTAGATAAGGGTATTTACAGATACTTACCCCTTGAACACAAATTAGTATTTTTAGATTCTACTGAAAATCTAAATTTTAAATTATCTGAATGCTGCTTAAATCAAAAATTTGTTTCTCAAAGTGCTGTCACTTTTATACTTACAGCCATCCCTTACAGAATGGAATGGAGATATGATATAGCCTCATATAAACTTATAGCAATGGATGCAGGGCACGTTTTTGAAAATCTATATCTATCAGCAGAAGCTATAAATTGTGGAACCTGTTCTATAGGTGCATATGACCAACAAAAAATAGACAAATTAGTAAATGTAGATGGCAAAGATGAATTTACAATTTATATAGCTCCAGTAGGTAAACAACTTTAG
- a CDS encoding cobyrinate a,c-diamide synthase, with the protein MKGIVVGSNKSGGGKTTVTLGLMRALMNKGFGVQGYKVGPDYIDPAFHSTITGKTSRNLDIFLMGEEGVKASFSRGNGDIAVVEGVMGLYDGKGINSEYSTSHVAKLLDLPVVLVLSPSAQMATLCAEINGIINFDKVKICGIILNNVSESYYKILKIAIENNCKTNVFGYIPKDDRLSIKSRHLGLIQSSEINDIHSKIDICAELIHKHVDLNALIENMNECKKYQDNFHMENNNIRTAVAYDKAFSFYYKENLEMLEEMGEVTFFSPIADKKIPENTDFLYIGGGYPEVFIDELSQNTSMLNSIYNKLNNGLKCFAECGGLMYLTKGLIQGYKEEKINKYMLNNYKGLNIKDTVGFFNGVSYMTNRLQNFGYAQIEVSEENSIVFRGSKINCHEFHRSKVNCNEKKIYKLKKETITGEIKQWECGYIKKNTLGAYAHIHFFGNKNFLK; encoded by the coding sequence GTGAAAGGAATAGTTGTAGGTTCAAATAAAAGTGGTGGTGGAAAGACCACTGTTACTTTAGGATTAATGAGAGCTCTAATGAATAAAGGATTTGGAGTGCAAGGATATAAAGTTGGACCAGATTATATAGATCCGGCTTTTCACTCTACAATTACAGGAAAAACATCTAGAAATTTGGATATTTTTCTCATGGGAGAAGAAGGAGTTAAGGCAAGTTTTTCTAGAGGTAATGGTGATATTGCTGTAGTAGAGGGAGTCATGGGTTTATACGATGGTAAAGGAATAAATTCTGAGTATTCTACTTCACATGTAGCAAAATTATTAGACTTACCAGTGGTACTGGTATTATCTCCTAGTGCACAAATGGCAACTTTATGTGCAGAAATAAATGGTATAATAAATTTTGACAAGGTAAAAATATGTGGAATAATTTTAAATAATGTAAGTGAATCTTATTATAAAATCTTAAAAATTGCAATAGAAAATAATTGCAAAACTAACGTTTTTGGATATATACCTAAAGACGATAGATTAAGTATAAAAAGTAGACATCTGGGATTGATACAAAGTAGTGAAATAAATGATATTCACAGTAAAATAGATATTTGTGCTGAATTAATACATAAGCATGTGGATTTAAATGCTCTTATAGAAAACATGAATGAATGTAAAAAGTACCAAGACAATTTCCATATGGAAAATAATAATATTAGAACTGCTGTAGCCTATGATAAGGCTTTTAGTTTTTATTATAAAGAAAATTTAGAGATGCTAGAGGAAATGGGAGAGGTTACTTTTTTTAGTCCGATTGCTGATAAAAAGATTCCTGAAAATACAGATTTTCTATATATAGGTGGTGGCTATCCAGAGGTTTTTATTGATGAACTTTCACAAAATACGTCCATGCTAAATAGTATTTATAATAAATTAAATAATGGACTTAAGTGTTTTGCAGAATGCGGGGGATTAATGTATTTAACTAAGGGCTTAATTCAAGGGTATAAAGAAGAGAAAATTAATAAATACATGCTTAATAATTATAAGGGATTAAATATTAAGGATACTGTTGGATTTTTTAATGGAGTAAGTTATATGACAAATAGGCTCCAAAATTTTGGATATGCACAAATTGAAGTAAGTGAAGAGAATAGTATAGTTTTTAGGGGAAGTAAGATAAATTGTCATGAATTCCACAGATCTAAAGTAAATTGTAATGAGAAGAAAATTTATAAGCTAAAAAAAGAAACAATTACAGGAGAAATAAAGCAGTGGGAATGTGGATATATTAAGAAGAATACATTGGGAGCATATGCACATATACATTTCTTTGGAAATAAGAATTTTTTAAAATGA
- the cbiG gene encoding cobalt-precorrin 5A hydrolase — protein MESVIVSVTNAGDEIAKAISSSIECIVYTREMVVKEGINNIARRVMKEFRNIIFISSTGIAVRAIAPYIKTKDKDPAVIVVDSSSKYAISLLSGHIGGANDLAIKVSNIINAESIITTATDNLGIVAPDIIAKRYDLVIEDLNKAKDVSAKLVHGEKVIFLDEEGFIKTPSGYLNLEELTSLNHKNINKNNKEDNEVFFQLSKLGFYDFLKKNNICAVVAVTNKINFMDFMDIPVLKLIRKNIIVGIGCRKNYDKEKMLTIVHDELEKLNIDLRAISSVATVEVKRNEAAIINLSEKLNAELKIFSIDDIRKIQHKYLGSNFVEKTIGATCVCEPCVELAGGETFLMNKLSKDGMTCAIGKEA, from the coding sequence ATGGAAAGTGTTATAGTGAGTGTTACTAATGCTGGAGATGAAATTGCAAAGGCTATATCTTCTAGTATTGAATGTATTGTTTATACTAGAGAAATGGTTGTTAAGGAAGGAATAAATAATATAGCTAGAAGGGTAATGAAGGAGTTTAGAAACATTATATTTATATCTTCTACGGGAATAGCCGTTAGAGCCATTGCACCTTATATAAAAACTAAAGATAAAGATCCAGCAGTAATAGTAGTTGACAGCAGTTCTAAATATGCAATAAGTCTTTTAAGTGGACATATAGGAGGGGCTAATGATTTAGCTATTAAAGTATCTAATATCATTAATGCAGAGTCTATAATAACTACAGCAACAGATAACTTAGGCATTGTAGCACCAGATATTATTGCTAAAAGATATGATTTAGTAATTGAAGATTTAAATAAGGCAAAGGACGTGTCAGCAAAATTGGTGCATGGTGAAAAAGTTATATTTTTAGATGAAGAAGGCTTCATTAAAACTCCTAGTGGATATTTAAATTTAGAGGAATTAACTTCTTTAAACCATAAGAACATAAATAAAAATAATAAAGAGGACAATGAAGTATTTTTTCAATTAAGCAAGTTGGGATTTTATGATTTCCTTAAAAAAAATAATATATGTGCAGTAGTTGCAGTGACTAATAAAATAAATTTTATGGATTTTATGGATATACCTGTTTTAAAACTTATAAGAAAAAATATTATTGTGGGTATAGGATGTAGAAAAAATTATGATAAAGAAAAAATGCTAACCATAGTTCATGATGAATTAGAAAAGTTAAATATAGATTTAAGAGCTATAAGTTCAGTGGCTACTGTGGAAGTAAAAAGGAATGAAGCGGCTATAATAAACTTATCAGAAAAACTAAATGCAGAATTAAAGATATTTTCAATTGATGACATTAGAAAGATTCAGCATAAATATTTAGGAAGCAATTTTGTTGAAAAAACCATAGGAGCAACATGTGTTTGTGAGCCGTGCGTAGAATTGGCTGGAGGAGAAACTTTTCTTATGAATAAGTTAAGCAAGGATGGCATGACTTGTGCCATTGGAAAAGAGGCTTAA
- the cobJ gene encoding precorrin-3B C(17)-methyltransferase: MGKLYVIGMGPGGIEHMTIKAKKAIEDSEVIIGYTKYIDLISPLIQGKEVFSTGMKGEIPRCKKALELSRERKVAIISTGDAGIYGMAGLILQMRNNEVVEIIPGVTASSSAASIVGAPLMHDNCNISLSDLLTPYDVIKKRVELAVQGDFIISLYNPKSKSRPNNLAEVLNIVRKYRDGKTPVAVVKNALRDGQKTYIFTLDNFDDSVVDMLSIVIIGNSQSYVKDNIFITPRGYENKEDFNL, translated from the coding sequence ATGGGAAAGCTTTATGTAATTGGAATGGGTCCAGGTGGAATTGAACATATGACAATAAAAGCTAAGAAGGCTATAGAGGACAGTGAGGTTATAATAGGATACACTAAATATATTGATTTAATATCTCCATTAATACAGGGAAAAGAGGTTTTCTCCACAGGTATGAAGGGAGAAATTCCTAGATGTAAAAAAGCTTTAGAATTAAGTAGGGAGAGAAAAGTTGCAATAATAAGTACTGGTGATGCTGGTATATACGGAATGGCAGGGCTTATACTTCAGATGAGAAATAATGAAGTTGTTGAAATCATACCAGGTGTTACTGCGTCGTCATCAGCTGCATCTATTGTAGGGGCACCTCTTATGCATGACAACTGTAACATAAGCTTAAGTGACTTATTGACTCCATACGATGTTATAAAAAAGAGGGTGGAATTAGCGGTACAAGGAGATTTCATAATATCTTTATATAATCCTAAAAGTAAATCTAGACCCAATAATTTGGCAGAGGTATTAAACATTGTTAGAAAGTATAGAGATGGTAAAACTCCAGTAGCTGTGGTGAAAAATGCTTTGAGAGATGGTCAGAAAACGTATATTTTCACATTAGACAATTTTGATGACAGTGTAGTTGATATGCTTTCAATAGTTATAATAGGAAACAGCCAAAGCTATGTTAAAGATAATATTTTTATAACTCCTAGAGGATATGAAAATAAAGAGGATTTTAATTTATAA
- a CDS encoding 5-formyltetrahydrofolate cyclo-ligase, which translates to MDKKNLRKLMKEKRNSMTETSRHEFDNDIFLKIINSTYYKLSKVIFVFVSYNDELDTHRLIKYALQDNKKIVVPKVISKNGHMIALEINSFDDLEPGNYGILEPKHYCKEIPSKDIDLALIPGLAFDLDGGRMGYGGGYYDRFLKTLSYNCPKIGICYNFQIIKQVPMSEHDIKMDGIITN; encoded by the coding sequence ATGGATAAAAAAAATCTACGCAAATTAATGAAGGAAAAAAGGAATTCAATGACTGAAACTAGTAGGCACGAATTTGATAATGATATATTTTTAAAAATAATTAACAGTACTTACTATAAATTATCTAAGGTTATTTTTGTATTCGTTAGCTATAACGACGAATTAGATACTCACAGATTAATAAAATATGCTCTACAAGATAATAAGAAAATAGTTGTACCTAAAGTTATTTCAAAAAATGGTCATATGATAGCACTAGAAATTAATTCTTTTGATGACTTAGAACCTGGTAACTATGGTATACTAGAACCTAAACATTATTGTAAAGAAATCCCTTCTAAAGATATAGACTTAGCTTTAATTCCAGGTTTAGCTTTTGATTTAGATGGTGGAAGAATGGGTTATGGAGGCGGATATTATGATCGCTTTTTAAAAACCCTATCTTATAATTGTCCTAAAATAGGTATTTGCTATAACTTTCAAATAATAAAGCAAGTTCCTATGAGTGAACATGACATCAAAATGGATGGAATAATAACAAATTAA
- a CDS encoding DUF1540 domain-containing protein — MFDKRNDSIECTVNECKYHSKNADYCTLNKIKVVKNDSMVETQEATDCGSFEMQ, encoded by the coding sequence ATGTTTGACAAACGTAATGATAGTATAGAATGTACAGTGAATGAGTGCAAATATCATTCTAAAAATGCTGATTACTGTACATTAAATAAGATAAAAGTGGTAAAAAATGATAGTATGGTTGAAACTCAAGAAGCTACTGACTGTGGAAGTTTTGAAATGCAATAG
- a CDS encoding sirohydrochlorin cobaltochelatase has product MSEASSGKKGILVVSFGTSYEDTRKLTIEAIESKIKNSFQEYEIRRAFTSGIIRKKIKRNENIHIDSTKEALDRMKADGFNEVIVQPLHIIPGIEYDAVKETVNEYTNLFDKIIIGTPLLYEEKEYEEAVSALKNQISTMKSNEGVVLMGHGTTHYSNACYALLQYILEESELENIFVGTVEGYPTLDNVIRRLKKNKIDNVVLMPFMLVAGDHANNDMSGDEEDSWKNILKNNGIQSTVYLHGLGENLSIQDIYIEKIKNLLL; this is encoded by the coding sequence ATGAGTGAAGCTAGCAGTGGTAAAAAAGGAATTCTTGTGGTGAGTTTTGGTACTAGCTATGAAGACACAAGAAAATTAACCATAGAGGCTATAGAGAGCAAAATTAAAAATAGTTTTCAGGAATATGAGATTAGAAGAGCATTTACTTCAGGAATTATAAGAAAAAAGATTAAAAGAAATGAAAATATTCATATAGATAGCACCAAAGAAGCTTTGGATAGAATGAAAGCTGATGGATTTAATGAGGTTATAGTTCAACCATTACATATAATTCCTGGCATAGAATATGATGCAGTAAAGGAAACTGTTAATGAATATACGAATTTATTTGATAAAATAATTATTGGTACCCCATTACTTTATGAAGAAAAAGAATATGAAGAAGCAGTAAGTGCTCTAAAAAATCAAATTTCAACAATGAAAAGTAATGAAGGTGTTGTTTTAATGGGGCATGGAACTACGCATTATTCCAATGCTTGTTATGCATTATTACAATACATATTAGAAGAAAGTGAACTTGAAAATATATTTGTAGGGACAGTAGAAGGATATCCTACCTTAGATAATGTAATAAGAAGACTTAAGAAAAATAAAATAGATAATGTAGTATTAATGCCATTTATGTTAGTGGCTGGAGACCATGCAAATAATGACATGTCCGGAGATGAAGAGGATTCATGGAAAAACATATTAAAAAATAATGGAATTCAATCTACTGTTTATCTTCATGGGTTAGGTGAAAATTTATCTATACAAGATATATACATAGAAAAAATTAAAAATTTACTTTTGTAG
- the cobM gene encoding precorrin-4 C(11)-methyltransferase: MVYFIGAGPGDVDLITVKGRDILTKAHVVIYAGSLVNNKHLEFCKEGTKIYNSASMNLDEVIEVIKKAEEENKLVVRLHTGEPSIYGAIKEQMDELDKFNIAYKVIPGVSSFAAAASAIKKEFTLPNVSQTVILTRVEGRTPVPGKEDLENLAKIGASMAIFLSVSMIEKVVEKLKKGYGRNVPIAVIEKASWPDERIVVGTLDDIATKVKEAHITRCAQILVGDFIDCEYDKSKLYDKNFSHMFRK; the protein is encoded by the coding sequence ATGGTATATTTTATAGGTGCAGGCCCAGGAGATGTGGATTTAATAACAGTTAAGGGAAGAGATATTTTAACTAAGGCCCATGTGGTAATATATGCGGGATCATTAGTAAATAATAAGCATTTGGAATTTTGCAAAGAAGGTACCAAAATATATAACTCTGCTTCTATGAACTTAGATGAAGTTATTGAGGTTATAAAAAAAGCTGAAGAAGAGAATAAATTAGTTGTAAGATTACATACTGGAGAGCCATCAATATATGGAGCAATCAAGGAACAAATGGATGAGCTAGATAAATTTAATATAGCATATAAAGTTATCCCAGGGGTTAGTTCTTTTGCTGCAGCAGCATCAGCTATAAAAAAAGAATTTACACTTCCTAATGTTTCACAAACGGTTATCCTTACTAGAGTAGAGGGAAGAACTCCTGTACCAGGGAAAGAGGATTTAGAGAATTTAGCTAAAATAGGAGCATCTATGGCTATATTTTTATCTGTAAGCATGATAGAAAAAGTAGTAGAAAAACTAAAAAAAGGCTATGGTAGGAATGTACCTATAGCAGTAATAGAAAAAGCTAGTTGGCCAGATGAAAGAATAGTTGTGGGTACATTAGATGATATAGCTACAAAAGTAAAAGAAGCACATATTACTAGATGTGCTCAAATATTAGTAGGAGATTTTATTGATTGTGAGTATGACAAGAGTAAATTATATGATAAAAACTTCTCACATATGTTTAGAAAATAG
- a CDS encoding cobalt-precorrin-6A reductase: protein MIGLIVGTSEGKKIVSMLNEFTEDLFISTATKYGGELLENYKYKVLNSSPLNLEQIIEVIKLHNIKIFIDASHPYALEVTENVVKACQVCKIPYIRYERPSVVEKYDRYEKLIQVDTYEDIYECVKNVKGNILNTSGSRNMDKILKLGLKNRIIHRVLPSLKVMEECFNLGVKLEDLIAIKGPISYDLNLSFIREYNAKAIIMKDSGVEGGTGEKLEAAIAADIYAIVIKRSNKKLDKVFMSIEEMIEYIKNIKLKI from the coding sequence ATGATAGGCCTTATAGTTGGAACATCAGAGGGTAAAAAAATAGTATCTATGTTAAACGAGTTCACAGAAGATTTGTTTATTTCCACTGCTACTAAATATGGTGGGGAGCTTTTGGAAAATTATAAATATAAAGTTTTGAATTCATCACCATTAAATTTAGAACAAATTATTGAAGTTATAAAGCTTCATAATATTAAAATTTTTATAGATGCATCACATCCATATGCCCTAGAGGTTACGGAGAATGTGGTAAAAGCATGCCAGGTATGTAAAATACCATATATAAGGTATGAGCGCCCATCTGTAGTAGAAAAATATGATAGGTATGAAAAATTGATACAAGTGGATACATATGAGGATATATATGAATGCGTGAAAAATGTTAAGGGAAATATATTAAATACTAGCGGAAGTAGAAATATGGACAAAATACTCAAACTGGGATTAAAAAATAGAATAATTCATAGGGTTTTGCCATCTTTAAAGGTCATGGAAGAATGTTTTAATTTAGGCGTTAAATTAGAGGATTTAATAGCTATAAAGGGTCCTATAAGTTATGATTTAAATTTAAGTTTCATAAGAGAATATAATGCCAAAGCTATTATTATGAAGGATAGTGGAGTGGAAGGCGGAACAGGAGAGAAGCTAGAGGCTGCTATAGCTGCGGATATTTACGCCATTGTGATTAAGAGAAGTAATAAGAAATTAGATAAGGTATTTATGAGTATAGAAGAAATGATAGAGTATATTAAAAATATAAAATTGAAAATTTAA
- a CDS encoding 2'-5' RNA ligase family protein: protein MKKYRFVIVCLIKDDAIKFHEDIIKTIKLKFGVNPQKLPAHFTIKAPFETDDLNNISALENLINEFCLTNSKSQININGFNHFGNRVIYMNINPSTEALFTYKKFIDKLKNLSWLEWKSNESKEKVFHCTVATKFQQYKFNIIWDFLNNYSPNFQLYFDNISILSWENNHWETYKEFKFNIIK, encoded by the coding sequence ATGAAAAAATATAGATTTGTAATTGTATGTTTAATTAAGGATGATGCTATCAAATTCCATGAAGATATTATAAAAACTATAAAATTAAAATTTGGAGTCAATCCTCAAAAATTACCTGCACATTTTACAATAAAAGCTCCTTTTGAAACTGATGATTTGAATAATATAAGTGCTTTAGAAAACTTAATAAATGAATTTTGTTTAACCAATTCTAAATCTCAAATAAATATTAATGGCTTTAATCATTTTGGAAATAGAGTCATTTATATGAATATAAATCCATCTACAGAAGCATTATTTACCTATAAAAAATTTATTGATAAATTAAAAAATCTATCTTGGTTGGAGTGGAAAAGTAATGAGTCTAAAGAAAAAGTTTTTCACTGTACTGTAGCAACTAAATTTCAGCAGTATAAATTTAACATCATTTGGGATTTTTTAAATAATTATTCTCCAAATTTTCAATTGTATTTTGATAATATATCCATATTATCTTGGGAAAATAATCACTGGGAAACATACAAAGAATTTAAATTTAATATTATAAAATGA
- a CDS encoding MFS transporter, with protein sequence MNIKNKLNDYFPALTHKNFRYFWLGSIVSLIGTWMQNTGQSWLVLTLTNSPFKLSLVNALQFTPVLLFSLFAGAIIDKLPKKKILVFTQSVMMILALVLALLVFTNKAQYWHILILATLLGCANTLDMPTRQSFMIELVGKNNLLNAIALNSSVFNAARLIGPAISGLMIHMLGFTWCFFLNALSFIPLIYGIYSMKIQNTNPKRNSNKNLFKEVKEGLIYISKNPKIYRTIILIGIVGTFIMNYNILIPLQAKIVLNESSKGYGYLMSYMGAGSLISAILVAAYNKSGSKKTLLYFSAFSVSLALILIGFSKSFAFTGFFLFLAGIFNILFSTTANSRVQLNSNDEYRGRVMSIYSLVFAGSTPIGSLITGYISNNFGVSITFIINGIIALLLSLILLLTSFNFKNAKTIK encoded by the coding sequence ATGAATATTAAAAACAAGTTAAATGATTATTTTCCAGCTTTAACTCATAAAAATTTTAGATATTTTTGGCTTGGCTCTATAGTTTCATTAATAGGAACATGGATGCAAAATACTGGTCAGTCCTGGCTAGTTCTTACCCTTACTAATTCACCATTTAAATTAAGCTTAGTAAATGCACTACAGTTTACTCCTGTACTCTTATTTTCACTATTTGCTGGTGCAATCATAGACAAACTCCCTAAAAAGAAGATTCTTGTTTTTACGCAAAGTGTAATGATGATATTAGCATTAGTCCTTGCTTTACTAGTATTTACAAATAAAGCCCAATATTGGCATATACTGATTCTTGCTACATTACTGGGCTGTGCTAATACTTTAGATATGCCCACTAGGCAATCTTTTATGATAGAATTAGTAGGGAAAAATAACCTTTTAAATGCTATAGCACTAAATTCATCTGTTTTTAATGCTGCACGTCTTATAGGTCCTGCTATTTCAGGACTTATGATACATATGCTTGGTTTTACATGGTGCTTTTTTTTAAATGCACTTAGCTTTATACCTTTAATATATGGTATATATAGTATGAAAATACAAAATACTAATCCTAAAAGAAACTCAAATAAAAATTTATTTAAGGAAGTTAAGGAAGGTCTAATATATATATCTAAGAATCCAAAAATATATAGAACAATTATACTTATAGGAATAGTTGGAACTTTTATTATGAATTACAATATTCTAATACCTCTTCAAGCAAAAATAGTCTTAAATGAAAGTTCAAAAGGCTATGGATACCTAATGTCTTATATGGGTGCTGGTTCACTAATATCTGCAATATTAGTAGCTGCATATAATAAATCCGGTTCTAAAAAAACTCTTTTGTATTTTAGTGCTTTTTCAGTATCATTGGCATTAATTTTAATTGGTTTCTCTAAAAGCTTTGCATTTACAGGTTTTTTCCTATTTTTAGCAGGAATATTTAACATACTATTTTCCACCACCGCTAACTCTAGAGTTCAATTAAATTCTAATGATGAATATCGTGGGAGAGTAATGAGCATATATTCTTTAGTTTTTGCAGGTTCAACTCCTATTGGAAGTCTTATAACTGGTTATATAAGTAATAACTTTGGAGTTTCTATAACATTTATCATTAATGGAATTATTGCACTTTTATTATCACTAATTCTTTTATTAACTTCTTTTAATTTTAAAAATGCAAAGACTATCAAATAA